A section of the Pithys albifrons albifrons isolate INPA30051 chromosome 4, PitAlb_v1, whole genome shotgun sequence genome encodes:
- the PDP1 gene encoding pyruvate dehyrogenase phosphatase catalytic subunit 1 isoform X1, with translation MCVCPGPRRIAIPVRSSRLPLLSDAMPAPAHLFPLIRNCEISRIGSTACYCHHKHRCCLSSHFAHSHFRYAPQKKFAALYRPKENFNHFIHTRDHASASQRFYLTPPQVNSILKANEYSFKVPEFDGKNVSSVLGFDSNQLPANAPIEDRRSAATCLQTRGMLLGVFDGHAGCACAQAVSERLFYYIAVSLLPHETLLEIENAVESGRALLPILQWHKHPNDYFSKEASKLYFNSLRTYWQELIDLNSGETTDVREALINAFKRLDNDISLEAQVGDPNSFLNYLVLRVAFSGATACVAHVDGVDLHIANTGDSRAMLGVQEEDGSWSAVNLSYDHNAQNEHEVERVKMEHPKSEEKTLVKQDRLLGLLMPFRAFGDVKFKWSIELQKRVIESGPDQLNENEYTKFIPPNYHTPPYLTAEPEVIHHKLRPQDKFLVLATDGLWETMHRQDVARIVGEYLTGVHHEQPIAVGGYKVTLGQMHGLLTERRARISSVFEDQNAATHLIRHAVGNNEFGTVDHERLSKMLSLPEELARMYRDDITIIVVQFNSHVIGAYHNEEL, from the exons atgtgtgtgtgtcctgggcCCAGGCGGATCG CAATTCCAGTTCGGAGCTCCAGGCTACCTTTGTTGTCTGATGCCATGCCAGCACCAGCTCATCTGTTCCCATTGATCCGTAACTGTGAGATTAGCAGAATCGGCAGTACTGCCTGTTACTGCCACCACAAACATCGGTGTTGTTTATCATCTCATTTTGCTCACAGTCACTTCAGATATGCACCACAGAAGAAATTTGCGGCACTTTATAGGCCAAAGGAGAACTTTAATCACTTTATTCACACAAGGGATCATGCTTCTGCATCACAGAGGTTTTACCTCACTCCTCCACAGGTCAACAGCATTCTGAAGGCAAACGAGTACAGTTTCAAAGTCCCGGAATTTGATGGTAAAAATGTAAGTTCTGTTCTTGGCTTCGATAGCAACCAGTTGCCTGCCAATGCTCCAATAGAGGACCGGAGGAGTGCTGCCACTTGCTTACAGACAAGGGGGATGCTTCTGGGTGTGTTTGATGGCCATGCAGGCTGTGCTTGTGCTCAAGCAGTTAGTGAAAGACTGTTTTACTACATTGCTGTCTCTTTGTTACCTCATGAGACTTTACTTGAAATAGAAAATGCTGTGGAAAGTGGCAGAGCTCTGTTGCCCATTTTACAGTGGCACAAACATCCCAATGATTATTTTAGCAAAGAAGCTTCCAAGCTTTACTTCAACAGTCTAAGAACTTACTGGCAGGAGCTGATTGATCTCAACAGTGGAGAGACTACTGATGTGAGAGAAGCTCTAATTAATGCTTTTAAGAGGCTTGATAATGATATTTCTTTGGAAGCTCAAGTTGGAGATCCAAATTCCTTTCTCAACTACCTAGTACTGCGAGTAGCATTTTCTGGTGCAACTGCCTGTGTGGCCCATGTGGATGGTGTTGACCTGCACATTGCAAACACAGGTGACAGCAGAGCAATGCTTGGGGTTCAGGAAGAAGATGGATCTTGGTCTGCAGTTAATTTGTCCTATGACCACAATGCACAAAATGAACATGAAGTGGAACGTGTGAAAATGGAGCATCCAAAGTCCGAAGAGAAAACTCTTGTGAAACAAGATCGTCTCTTGGGTCTCCTGATGCCTTTCAGAGCTTTTGGGGATGTGAAGTTTAAATGGAGTATTGAACTGCAGAAGAGAGTAATAGAATCAGGCCCAGATCAGCTGAATGAAAATGAATATACAAAGTTTATTCCTCCCAACTATCACACTCCCCCATACCTCACAGCTGAACCAGAGGTCATACATCACAAATTACGGCCACAGGATAAGTTCCTGGTTTTGGCCACAGATGGGCTGTGGGAGACAATGCACAGACAAGATGTGGCTAGAATTGTAGGGGAGTACCTCACTGGTGTTCACCACGAACAGCCAATAGCTGTTGGTGGCTATAAGGTAACTTTGGGACAGATGCATGGTCTCTTAACAGAAAGGAGAGCGAGAATCTCTTCAGTATTTGAAGATCAGAATGCAGCAACTCACCTGATACGACATGCAGTGGGTAACAATGAGTTTGGAACTGTGGATCATGAGCGACTGTCCAAGATGCTTAGTCTTCCAGAAGAGCTGGCTCGAATGTATAGGGATGACATTACAATTATTGTGGTGCAGTTCAATTCACATGTTATAGGTGCATATCATAATGAGGAACTGTGA
- the PDP1 gene encoding pyruvate dehyrogenase phosphatase catalytic subunit 1 isoform X2, whose protein sequence is MPAPAHLFPLIRNCEISRIGSTACYCHHKHRCCLSSHFAHSHFRYAPQKKFAALYRPKENFNHFIHTRDHASASQRFYLTPPQVNSILKANEYSFKVPEFDGKNVSSVLGFDSNQLPANAPIEDRRSAATCLQTRGMLLGVFDGHAGCACAQAVSERLFYYIAVSLLPHETLLEIENAVESGRALLPILQWHKHPNDYFSKEASKLYFNSLRTYWQELIDLNSGETTDVREALINAFKRLDNDISLEAQVGDPNSFLNYLVLRVAFSGATACVAHVDGVDLHIANTGDSRAMLGVQEEDGSWSAVNLSYDHNAQNEHEVERVKMEHPKSEEKTLVKQDRLLGLLMPFRAFGDVKFKWSIELQKRVIESGPDQLNENEYTKFIPPNYHTPPYLTAEPEVIHHKLRPQDKFLVLATDGLWETMHRQDVARIVGEYLTGVHHEQPIAVGGYKVTLGQMHGLLTERRARISSVFEDQNAATHLIRHAVGNNEFGTVDHERLSKMLSLPEELARMYRDDITIIVVQFNSHVIGAYHNEEL, encoded by the coding sequence ATGCCAGCACCAGCTCATCTGTTCCCATTGATCCGTAACTGTGAGATTAGCAGAATCGGCAGTACTGCCTGTTACTGCCACCACAAACATCGGTGTTGTTTATCATCTCATTTTGCTCACAGTCACTTCAGATATGCACCACAGAAGAAATTTGCGGCACTTTATAGGCCAAAGGAGAACTTTAATCACTTTATTCACACAAGGGATCATGCTTCTGCATCACAGAGGTTTTACCTCACTCCTCCACAGGTCAACAGCATTCTGAAGGCAAACGAGTACAGTTTCAAAGTCCCGGAATTTGATGGTAAAAATGTAAGTTCTGTTCTTGGCTTCGATAGCAACCAGTTGCCTGCCAATGCTCCAATAGAGGACCGGAGGAGTGCTGCCACTTGCTTACAGACAAGGGGGATGCTTCTGGGTGTGTTTGATGGCCATGCAGGCTGTGCTTGTGCTCAAGCAGTTAGTGAAAGACTGTTTTACTACATTGCTGTCTCTTTGTTACCTCATGAGACTTTACTTGAAATAGAAAATGCTGTGGAAAGTGGCAGAGCTCTGTTGCCCATTTTACAGTGGCACAAACATCCCAATGATTATTTTAGCAAAGAAGCTTCCAAGCTTTACTTCAACAGTCTAAGAACTTACTGGCAGGAGCTGATTGATCTCAACAGTGGAGAGACTACTGATGTGAGAGAAGCTCTAATTAATGCTTTTAAGAGGCTTGATAATGATATTTCTTTGGAAGCTCAAGTTGGAGATCCAAATTCCTTTCTCAACTACCTAGTACTGCGAGTAGCATTTTCTGGTGCAACTGCCTGTGTGGCCCATGTGGATGGTGTTGACCTGCACATTGCAAACACAGGTGACAGCAGAGCAATGCTTGGGGTTCAGGAAGAAGATGGATCTTGGTCTGCAGTTAATTTGTCCTATGACCACAATGCACAAAATGAACATGAAGTGGAACGTGTGAAAATGGAGCATCCAAAGTCCGAAGAGAAAACTCTTGTGAAACAAGATCGTCTCTTGGGTCTCCTGATGCCTTTCAGAGCTTTTGGGGATGTGAAGTTTAAATGGAGTATTGAACTGCAGAAGAGAGTAATAGAATCAGGCCCAGATCAGCTGAATGAAAATGAATATACAAAGTTTATTCCTCCCAACTATCACACTCCCCCATACCTCACAGCTGAACCAGAGGTCATACATCACAAATTACGGCCACAGGATAAGTTCCTGGTTTTGGCCACAGATGGGCTGTGGGAGACAATGCACAGACAAGATGTGGCTAGAATTGTAGGGGAGTACCTCACTGGTGTTCACCACGAACAGCCAATAGCTGTTGGTGGCTATAAGGTAACTTTGGGACAGATGCATGGTCTCTTAACAGAAAGGAGAGCGAGAATCTCTTCAGTATTTGAAGATCAGAATGCAGCAACTCACCTGATACGACATGCAGTGGGTAACAATGAGTTTGGAACTGTGGATCATGAGCGACTGTCCAAGATGCTTAGTCTTCCAGAAGAGCTGGCTCGAATGTATAGGGATGACATTACAATTATTGTGGTGCAGTTCAATTCACATGTTATAGGTGCATATCATAATGAGGAACTGTGA